A genomic stretch from Pseudomonas sp. MUP55 includes:
- the tssK gene encoding type VI secretion system baseplate subunit TssK — MSSRNAVIWHEGLFVKPQHFQQQARAAEAAVHQRLHSLNDALYGFSELTLNSEYLSFGKVAITQARGVMPDGSVFDIPHDLAPPSPLEIAASSAVNQIVYLALPLRANGALEVRWPDQYGNSRYIARREDIRDTHSDDGDQVGMDLAVPNLQLMLERSDRSAFTCIAIGRIKDKRPDGSLVMDEHFYPTSLSLQAVPALHRYLGEVAGLMRERARNLAQRIGSPGQSGVADVTDFNLLQTLNRLFPLFQHLARQRQVHPERLYIALAQACGELVTFTDEGHLPQEYPAYQHDNLRESFQLLEHTLRRALGTVLQPRAVSLPIVEQLYGVRSAALNDKRLLENAEFILAVRAELPTETLRHQLPLQIKISSTEGLEQLVSLQLPGIPLRPLPVAPRQLPFHAGFSYFELDRHHPAWQSLSSGSGFGFHIAGEFPELELQFWAIRSERDE; from the coding sequence ATGAGTTCACGCAACGCCGTTATCTGGCATGAAGGTTTGTTCGTCAAACCCCAGCACTTCCAGCAGCAGGCCCGCGCCGCCGAAGCCGCCGTGCATCAGCGCCTGCACAGCCTCAACGACGCGCTTTATGGCTTCAGCGAGCTGACGCTGAACAGTGAATACCTGAGCTTCGGCAAGGTCGCCATTACCCAGGCGCGCGGGGTCATGCCCGACGGCAGTGTGTTCGATATTCCCCATGACCTGGCGCCGCCCTCCCCGCTGGAAATCGCCGCCAGCAGCGCAGTCAACCAGATCGTGTACCTGGCCCTGCCGCTGCGCGCCAACGGCGCCCTCGAAGTGCGCTGGCCCGACCAGTACGGCAACAGCCGCTACATCGCCCGTCGCGAGGACATTCGCGACACCCACAGCGATGACGGCGATCAGGTCGGCATGGACCTGGCCGTACCCAACCTGCAACTGATGCTGGAGCGCAGTGACCGCAGCGCCTTTACCTGTATCGCCATCGGCAGGATCAAGGACAAACGTCCGGACGGCAGCCTGGTGATGGACGAGCACTTCTACCCCACCAGCCTGTCCCTGCAAGCCGTGCCAGCCTTGCACCGCTACCTGGGCGAAGTGGCCGGACTGATGCGCGAGCGAGCCAGGAACCTGGCCCAGCGCATCGGGTCGCCAGGACAGTCGGGGGTGGCCGACGTGACCGACTTCAACCTGCTGCAAACCCTCAACCGCTTGTTTCCGCTGTTCCAGCACCTGGCTCGCCAGCGCCAGGTCCACCCGGAACGGCTGTACATCGCGCTGGCCCAGGCCTGCGGCGAACTGGTGACTTTTACCGATGAAGGCCACCTGCCCCAGGAATACCCGGCCTACCAGCACGACAACCTACGCGAGTCGTTCCAGCTCCTGGAACACACTCTGCGCCGCGCCTTGGGCACGGTGCTGCAACCGCGTGCGGTGTCGCTGCCGATTGTCGAGCAACTGTATGGCGTGCGCAGCGCTGCATTGAACGACAAGCGCCTGCTGGAGAACGCCGAGTTCATCCTCGCTGTGCGCGCCGAACTGCCGACGGAGACGCTGCGTCACCAACTGCCCCTGCAGATCAAGATCAGCTCCACCGAAGGCCTGGAGCAACTGGTGAGCCTGCAGCTGCCCGGTATTCCACTGCGGCCATTGCCGGTGGCGCCACGGCAACTGCCGTTCCATGCCGGCTTCAGCTACTTCGAACTCGATCGCCATCACCCGGCCTGGCAAAGCCTGAGCAGCGGCAGCGGGTTCGGTTTCCATATTGCCGGTGAATTCCCGGAGCTGGAGTTGCAGTTCTGGGCGATCAGGAGTGAGCGAGATGAATGA
- the tssG gene encoding type VI secretion system baseplate subunit TssG, whose product MAPVDRQTTRDLADVLLADARNYSFHRLLEHLHALHGDDLEAQPLSAAARRRVRLQSHARLGFPASDVVLAARIEEDREAVRYRLQTSFFGLHGTDSPLPGYYLDRLAYEQAQERGIRPAFMDFFNHRLLNLLHSSWRKYRYYIRFQAEGSDRFSRYVFSLLGLNDNDLRGATPLPWGRLLSFAGLIASRSRSPSVVSGIVEHCFDLHGVHVREFQMRSVNLPQRQRMVLGKANGTLGCDFVAGERSKTRASKFTLVIPNLTQARFRQFLPSGEQFGRLRQLMDFLLRDVTAYDLELGLREEDVPPFNLQRDGGTHLGWTSFIEHRPHRHHAVVRIRGRA is encoded by the coding sequence ATGGCCCCTGTTGACCGGCAGACAACCCGTGATCTAGCCGACGTGCTGCTGGCAGACGCGCGCAACTACTCATTTCACCGTTTGCTGGAGCACCTGCATGCCTTGCATGGCGACGACCTGGAAGCGCAGCCCTTGAGCGCGGCGGCGCGCCGTCGTGTCCGCCTGCAAAGCCATGCGAGGTTGGGTTTTCCGGCATCCGACGTGGTGCTGGCCGCGCGCATTGAAGAGGACCGCGAAGCAGTGCGCTACCGCTTGCAGACCAGTTTCTTCGGCCTGCACGGCACCGACTCGCCCCTGCCCGGCTATTACCTGGACCGCCTGGCTTACGAGCAGGCCCAGGAACGCGGAATTCGACCGGCGTTCATGGATTTTTTCAACCATCGCCTGCTGAACCTGCTGCACAGCAGCTGGCGCAAGTACCGTTACTACATCCGCTTCCAGGCCGAGGGCAGCGACCGGTTTTCGCGCTACGTTTTCTCCCTGCTCGGCCTGAATGACAACGACCTGCGTGGCGCCACGCCGCTGCCATGGGGTCGCCTGCTGAGCTTTGCCGGGTTGATCGCCAGCCGCAGCCGTTCGCCCTCGGTGGTGTCCGGCATTGTCGAGCATTGCTTTGATCTGCACGGGGTGCACGTTCGTGAATTCCAGATGCGCTCGGTGAATTTGCCGCAGCGTCAACGCATGGTGTTGGGCAAGGCCAACGGCACCCTTGGCTGCGACTTTGTGGCAGGCGAGCGCAGCAAAACCCGCGCCAGCAAGTTCACCCTCGTCATTCCCAACCTGACCCAGGCACGTTTCCGGCAGTTCTTGCCCAGCGGCGAGCAATTCGGGCGGTTGCGTCAGTTGATGGATTTCCTGCTGCGCGACGTCACCGCCTATGACCTGGAATTGGGGCTGCGCGAAGAGGATGTACCGCCCTTCAATCTGCAACGCGACGGCGGCACTCACCTGGGCTGGACCAGCTTCATCGAACACCGGCCACACCGCCATCACGCCGTCGTGCGGATTCGGGGGCGCGCATGA
- the tssJ gene encoding type VI secretion system lipoprotein TssJ: protein MKLTLVISNPAQLLHGYLPLHRFGPQGGSIGSAAADWRLDDRHHSVQPNHCEIRVVEGRFCVIDRSGSTYANGHDLPLGRNVAVSLNEGDLLQIGAYRVAVQLGERAPGQRSLDELFSDQQEGMQAWRLEDLPKLSLPDPRPATCAEFERLCQPVDVFEQGDPLRAMKAKAPPPPPADVREAMPKRTARLLSNLRLGCLLLACLTLGGCTMLGKIGQVIWTPSIPVGGPDDQPSRYSLSLYASDNVNPRLISTGTAPVEDASHSPYTLNVQAASPQALTDKVQTLLSHLYESVPAQSPLSEEPAPVVPMSPLEEALLGDYDVHGVSLTTPWGNPAMQHVATPIAFKVLQLTDDSLLVNASPQALADDLKKTLASTYIRADDYLLNPGQFKFIDLRALDEDTRFIAVIANYHSSDASQWKQRLRVEPKGRQYAVLVQLDAAQVSLKGETR from the coding sequence ATGAAACTGACGCTGGTCATCAGTAATCCTGCGCAGTTGCTGCACGGATATTTGCCCCTTCACCGATTCGGTCCACAGGGCGGCAGCATCGGCAGCGCCGCTGCGGATTGGCGCCTGGATGATCGTCACCACAGCGTGCAGCCCAACCACTGTGAAATCAGGGTCGTGGAGGGGCGTTTCTGCGTGATTGATCGCAGTGGCAGCACCTATGCCAACGGCCATGATTTGCCGTTGGGTCGCAATGTTGCGGTGAGCCTCAACGAGGGCGACCTGTTGCAGATTGGCGCATATCGCGTAGCGGTGCAGTTGGGCGAGCGCGCCCCGGGCCAGCGCTCACTCGACGAGCTGTTCAGCGATCAACAGGAAGGCATGCAAGCCTGGCGCCTTGAGGATTTGCCGAAGCTTTCGTTGCCTGATCCGCGGCCTGCTACGTGCGCGGAATTCGAACGTCTTTGCCAACCCGTTGACGTGTTCGAGCAAGGCGACCCGCTGCGGGCGATGAAGGCGAAGGCGCCACCACCACCGCCAGCAGACGTTCGCGAAGCTATGCCCAAACGCACCGCCAGGCTACTGAGCAACTTACGCCTGGGCTGCTTGTTGCTGGCCTGTCTCACTCTCGGCGGCTGCACCATGCTCGGCAAGATCGGTCAGGTGATCTGGACGCCCTCCATCCCGGTAGGCGGTCCCGACGATCAGCCCAGCCGCTACTCCCTGAGCCTGTACGCCAGCGACAACGTCAACCCGCGCCTGATCAGTACCGGCACGGCACCGGTCGAGGATGCGAGCCACTCGCCCTACACACTCAATGTGCAGGCCGCCAGCCCCCAGGCGCTGACGGACAAAGTGCAAACCCTGCTCAGCCACCTTTACGAAAGCGTGCCGGCTCAGTCGCCACTGAGCGAAGAGCCGGCCCCGGTAGTGCCGATGTCGCCCCTCGAAGAGGCGCTGCTGGGTGACTACGACGTTCACGGTGTAAGCCTCACCACACCGTGGGGCAACCCGGCCATGCAGCATGTCGCCACGCCGATCGCCTTCAAGGTATTGCAACTCACCGACGACTCGCTGCTGGTAAACGCCAGCCCCCAAGCCCTGGCCGATGACCTGAAAAAGACCCTGGCCAGCACCTATATCCGTGCCGACGACTACCTGCTCAACCCGGGCCAATTCAAATTCATCGACCTGCGCGCGCTGGATGAAGACACGCGTTTTATCGCGGTGATCGCCAACTACCACAGCAGCGACGCCAGCCAGTGGAAACAGCGCCTGCGCGTCGAGCCCAAGGGTCGCCAGTACGCGGTACTGGTGCAGCTGGACGCTGCTCAGGTCAGCCTCAAGGGAGAAACCCGATGA
- the icmH gene encoding type IVB secretion system protein IcmH/DotU — translation MNEATPSETTPPADNKQLLSHLQQATGNKKPAPVEELDKPKPPALLADPEFDMRGLAWNPLCDAATPLIGLVIRLRRLDKHDDVPALYQSVGNQITAIMEEVRQLDYDAGMLKAYSYSLCLLVDEVVMRTTWGRLSTWSARSLLSQFHGETRGGEKFFTIMNNMLPEAARYQHVLEFMYQCLISGLRGKYGAHAKGDEEIQKIINQLHGVLRPLRGETPKRLTDPLANVAPRNYRIKRAWPLWTPWAMAAVVLTLAYTIYSIRLNTITQQVLVSLERVLHL, via the coding sequence ATGAATGAAGCAACGCCTTCCGAAACCACGCCACCTGCGGACAACAAGCAGCTCTTGAGCCATTTGCAACAGGCGACCGGCAACAAAAAACCGGCCCCCGTTGAGGAGCTGGACAAGCCAAAGCCGCCCGCGCTGCTCGCCGACCCTGAATTCGACATGCGCGGCCTGGCCTGGAATCCGCTGTGCGACGCCGCCACGCCCCTGATCGGCCTGGTCATCCGCCTGCGCCGGCTGGACAAGCACGACGACGTACCGGCGCTGTATCAAAGCGTTGGCAACCAGATCACCGCGATCATGGAAGAAGTCCGCCAGCTCGACTACGACGCCGGCATGCTCAAGGCCTACTCCTACAGCCTGTGCCTGCTGGTGGATGAGGTGGTGATGCGCACCACCTGGGGCCGGCTCTCCACCTGGAGCGCGCGCTCGTTGCTCAGCCAGTTCCACGGCGAAACCCGAGGCGGCGAAAAATTCTTCACCATCATGAACAACATGCTCCCCGAAGCGGCCAGGTATCAACACGTGCTGGAGTTCATGTACCAGTGCCTGATCTCCGGCCTCAGGGGCAAATACGGCGCCCATGCCAAGGGTGATGAGGAAATTCAGAAAATCATCAACCAACTGCACGGCGTGCTGCGCCCGCTACGGGGTGAAACACCCAAGCGCCTTACCGACCCGTTGGCCAACGTCGCGCCGCGCAATTATCGGATCAAACGCGCCTGGCCGTTGTGGACGCCGTGGGCCATGGCCGCCGTCGTGCTGACGCTGGCCTACACGATCTATTCCATCCGCCTGAACACCATCACCCAGCAGGTGCTGGTGTCGCTGGAGCGGGTGCTGCACCTGTAA
- the tssB gene encoding type VI secretion system contractile sheath small subunit: protein MSKSQSSVAPKERINIKYVPATGDQQAEVELPLKLLITGDFKGHGELSALEDRPSIRIDKDTFNEVLTKAEVALDMAVPSVLNNEHDADLHVQLQFKNINDFGPDAVARQIPELNKLLELRDALVALKGPMGNVPAFRKHLQTLLTDETARQRLASELNLVLDAPDN from the coding sequence ATGTCGAAGTCTCAAAGTTCCGTCGCGCCTAAAGAGCGCATAAACATCAAGTACGTACCGGCTACGGGTGATCAGCAAGCGGAAGTCGAGTTGCCGCTGAAGTTATTGATCACGGGTGACTTCAAAGGCCACGGCGAACTAAGCGCTCTTGAAGACAGACCATCCATTCGGATAGACAAGGACACCTTCAACGAAGTGCTGACCAAAGCCGAAGTTGCCCTGGACATGGCGGTACCGTCCGTATTGAACAACGAGCACGACGCCGACTTGCATGTGCAACTTCAATTCAAAAACATCAACGATTTCGGCCCCGACGCTGTCGCTCGCCAAATACCTGAACTGAATAAGCTGCTGGAACTACGCGACGCCTTGGTTGCGCTCAAAGGCCCCATGGGCAACGTCCCGGCCTTTCGCAAACATCTGCAAACCCTGCTCACCGATGAAACCGCACGCCAACGCCTGGCGAGCGAACTGAACCTGGTGCTTGACGCGCCAGACAACTGA
- the tssC gene encoding type VI secretion system contractile sheath large subunit, translated as MPRESAAAHVLVNDEQPSLLDQLLANTTIRPSHEGYAVARQGVAAFISEILHSGDHQHAINKHRVDQMIAEIDRALSKQMDVILHQPQFQRLESAWRGLKLLVDRTDFRENIKLEMLHVTKEELLDDFDNAGDITRSGLYKHVYTAGYGQFGGEPVGAIVGNYTFGPGSADIKLLSYVASIGAMSHAPFVSAAGPELFNLEGFQGLPDLKEISDIFDGPRHTKWRSLRESEDARHLALTLPRFLLRTPYSTEDHSTRSFSYDETVDGNHDNYLWGNTAYLMASRITDSFARYRWCPNIIGPQSGGAVDDLPVHLYESLGQLQAKIPTEVLISDRKEFELAEAGFIPLTMRKDSDNAAFFSANSVQKPKNFPKTREGQEAQTNYKLGTQLPYLFIVNRLAHYIKVLQREQIGSWKERQDLERELNTWLKQYIADQENPSSDVRSRRPLRDAQIIVQDVAGDPGWYQVSLAVRPHFKYMGANFEISLVGRLDTQ; from the coding sequence ATGCCTAGGGAAAGTGCTGCTGCGCACGTGCTGGTCAATGACGAACAGCCGTCCTTGCTCGACCAATTGCTGGCCAATACCACCATCCGTCCTTCCCATGAAGGCTATGCCGTAGCCCGCCAGGGCGTGGCGGCGTTCATCAGCGAGATCCTGCACAGCGGCGATCACCAGCACGCGATCAACAAACACCGAGTCGACCAGATGATTGCCGAGATTGATCGCGCGTTGAGCAAGCAGATGGACGTGATCCTGCATCAGCCGCAGTTCCAGCGACTGGAGTCGGCCTGGCGCGGCCTGAAACTGTTGGTGGATCGCACTGATTTTCGCGAGAACATCAAGCTCGAAATGCTGCATGTCACCAAGGAAGAGTTACTGGACGACTTCGACAACGCCGGGGACATCACCCGCAGCGGCCTGTACAAGCACGTCTACACCGCTGGCTACGGCCAGTTCGGTGGTGAACCGGTGGGCGCCATCGTCGGCAACTATACGTTTGGCCCTGGTTCGGCGGACATCAAGCTGCTCAGCTATGTGGCGTCCATCGGCGCCATGTCCCACGCACCGTTTGTCTCGGCGGCCGGACCCGAGCTGTTCAACCTGGAGGGCTTTCAGGGCCTGCCCGACCTCAAGGAAATCAGCGATATTTTCGACGGCCCCCGCCACACCAAATGGCGCAGCCTGCGCGAGTCCGAAGACGCCCGCCACCTGGCCCTGACCCTGCCGCGTTTCCTGCTGCGTACGCCCTACAGCACCGAAGACCATTCGACCCGCAGCTTCAGCTACGACGAAACCGTGGACGGCAATCATGACAACTACCTGTGGGGCAATACCGCGTACCTGATGGCCTCGCGCATTACCGACAGTTTCGCCCGCTACCGCTGGTGCCCGAATATCATCGGCCCGCAATCCGGCGGCGCGGTGGATGACCTGCCGGTGCACCTGTACGAATCCCTCGGCCAGTTGCAGGCCAAGATTCCGACCGAAGTGCTGATTTCCGACCGCAAGGAATTCGAACTGGCCGAAGCCGGTTTTATTCCGCTGACCATGCGCAAGGACAGCGACAACGCGGCGTTCTTTTCCGCCAACTCGGTGCAAAAACCCAAGAATTTCCCCAAGACCCGCGAAGGCCAGGAAGCCCAGACCAACTACAAGCTGGGCACCCAGCTGCCGTACCTGTTTATCGTCAACCGCCTGGCTCATTACATCAAGGTGCTGCAGCGCGAACAGATTGGCAGTTGGAAGGAACGCCAGGATCTGGAGCGCGAGCTCAACACCTGGCTCAAGCAGTACATTGCCGACCAGGAAAACCCATCCTCCGATGTACGCAGCCGTCGCCCGTTGCGTGACGCGCAAATCATCGTACAGGACGTGGCTGGCGACCCGGGCTGGTATCAGGTGTCGCTGGCCGTACGACCGCACTTCAAGTACATGGGCGCCAACTTCGAAATCTCGCTGGTCGGTCGGCTGGACACCCAGTAA
- the tssE gene encoding type VI secretion system baseplate subunit TssE — protein sequence MGGASLFERLEPDAARHHPGSADEQARQRVEAIKRHLEQVLNSRQGCSQSSPELGLRDFNGVTQASSDLVMAISADIRRTVEAFEPRIKVTGVHYQPDPDLPLELNFRLACQVQVNHKEEQVQIEVAMHGRDGYTRVK from the coding sequence GTGGGCGGTGCCAGCCTGTTCGAGCGCCTGGAACCCGATGCCGCGCGCCACCACCCCGGCAGCGCGGATGAACAGGCGCGCCAGCGTGTCGAGGCAATCAAACGCCATTTGGAACAGGTGCTCAACTCACGCCAGGGCTGCTCGCAAAGCAGCCCTGAACTGGGGCTGCGCGATTTCAACGGCGTCACCCAGGCCAGCAGTGATCTGGTGATGGCCATCAGCGCCGATATCCGGCGCACGGTGGAGGCATTCGAACCGCGCATCAAGGTCACGGGTGTGCACTATCAGCCCGACCCGGACCTGCCGCTGGAGCTGAACTTTCGCCTGGCTTGCCAGGTGCAGGTTAACCACAAGGAAGAACAGGTGCAGATCGAGGTGGCCATGCACGGCCGCGACGGTTACACCCGCGTGAAATGA
- the tssF gene encoding type VI secretion system baseplate subunit TssF, with translation MDLKQRFAEELRYLRELGREFAEDNPQLAQFLGDQAGDPDVERLLEGFAFLTAKLGMKIDDDLPELTHPLLQMLWPNYLRPLPSATIIRFTPQPDAISQRKLIPKGTRLFAHPVDGISCEFRTCTDVNLFPLALQGVSDAHSREASTLRIDLNVLTQQPLDSLECDQLDFHLGGDTATALTLYLWLAHYLKSVTLYVDKTPYRLNPDDLGFPGFTAEEALLPYPRNVFDGYRILQEYFVFAQRFHFFSLTGLARVWPAVSTGQIRFEFQFSRPMPVNTHLRTSDLHLFCAPAVNLFCHDAEPIMLDGRSQERRITPAGKRHDAYEIFSVDQVAGWAASDKERTGDPLRRFTSFESFQHEIEHAKGRTALYFRTHIEQSHGREGLRHRIAFVRGDESLYIGEHEAASIELTCSNRDLPLRLGVGDVSLSTEVTPSFATYTNLIAPTRSYRPVLDASLHWTLISNLSLNYLSLLSAEPLKAVIRAYDFAALHDVQQARATRKRLNGIHDAVTAPIDWLMKGQPVRGLQTRLQLDQDAFLCEGELYLFGSVLSHFFALYASINSFHRLEVTNTTNNECYEWPLLTGRQPVI, from the coding sequence ATGGACTTGAAACAACGCTTTGCCGAGGAGTTGCGCTACCTGCGCGAACTGGGCCGCGAATTCGCCGAAGACAACCCGCAACTGGCGCAATTTCTTGGCGACCAGGCTGGCGACCCGGACGTGGAGCGGCTATTGGAAGGCTTTGCCTTCCTCACCGCCAAGCTCGGCATGAAAATCGACGACGATTTGCCGGAGCTGACTCATCCGCTGCTGCAGATGCTCTGGCCCAACTACCTGCGCCCTTTGCCCAGCGCAACCATCATCCGTTTTACCCCGCAACCCGATGCGATCAGTCAACGCAAGCTGATTCCCAAGGGAACGCGGCTGTTTGCCCATCCCGTGGACGGCATCTCCTGCGAGTTTCGCACCTGCACCGACGTCAATCTGTTCCCCCTGGCATTGCAGGGCGTCAGCGATGCCCACAGCCGTGAAGCCTCGACACTGCGCATCGATTTAAACGTATTGACCCAGCAACCGCTCGACAGCCTTGAGTGCGATCAACTGGACTTTCACCTGGGCGGCGACACTGCCACCGCACTGACCCTTTACCTGTGGCTGGCCCATTACCTCAAAAGCGTCACGTTGTACGTCGACAAAACGCCTTACCGGCTGAACCCCGACGACTTGGGCTTTCCCGGTTTCACCGCCGAAGAGGCCTTGCTGCCCTACCCGCGCAATGTGTTCGACGGCTACCGCATCCTGCAGGAATACTTTGTATTTGCGCAGCGGTTTCACTTTTTCAGCCTGACCGGGCTTGCCAGGGTCTGGCCGGCCGTCAGCACCGGGCAGATTCGTTTCGAGTTCCAGTTCTCGCGACCGATGCCGGTCAATACGCACCTGCGCACCAGCGATCTTCACCTGTTCTGCGCGCCCGCCGTCAATCTGTTTTGCCACGATGCCGAGCCCATCATGCTGGACGGGCGCAGCCAGGAACGCCGTATCACCCCCGCCGGCAAGCGCCACGATGCGTATGAGATTTTCAGTGTCGACCAGGTGGCCGGCTGGGCGGCAAGCGACAAGGAGCGCACCGGCGACCCATTGCGGCGCTTCACCTCGTTCGAGTCATTTCAGCATGAGATCGAACATGCGAAGGGTCGTACAGCACTGTATTTCCGCACACATATCGAGCAGTCCCATGGCCGCGAGGGTTTGCGCCATCGCATTGCCTTCGTGCGTGGCGATGAGAGCTTGTACATCGGCGAACATGAAGCGGCGTCTATCGAACTGACCTGCAGCAACCGCGACCTGCCGCTAAGGCTGGGCGTTGGGGATGTGTCGCTGTCTACCGAGGTCACGCCGTCATTTGCCACCTACACCAACTTGATTGCGCCGACGCGCAGCTACCGGCCGGTATTGGATGCGAGTCTGCACTGGACACTGATTTCCAACCTGTCGCTCAACTACCTGTCGTTGCTGTCGGCCGAGCCGCTCAAGGCGGTGATTCGCGCCTATGACTTTGCCGCCTTGCATGACGTGCAACAGGCCCGCGCCACCCGCAAACGCCTCAATGGCATCCACGACGCCGTGACCGCTCCCATCGACTGGCTGATGAAGGGTCAGCCGGTGCGCGGTTTGCAGACCCGCTTGCAACTGGACCAAGACGCCTTTCTCTGCGAAGGCGAGCTGTACCTGTTCGGCAGCGTGCTTTCGCACTTCTTCGCCCTGTACGCAAGCATCAACTCCTTCCATCGCCTGGAAGTGACCAATACCACTAACAACGAGTGCTACGAATGGCCCCTGTTGACCGGCAGACAACCCGTGATCTAG
- a CDS encoding Hcp family type VI secretion system effector — MPTPAYISIHGKNQGHITKGAFTADSVGNVYVEGHEDEILAQEIDHQITTPTDPQSGQPAGQRVHKPLTFTSALSKASPMLYQALATGEMLPTVEVKWFRTSGDGKQEHFFTTKLEDATVVAIHTVLPHAQNSSNENYTQLIKTSLAYRKVSWTHVVAGTEASDDWRKPA; from the coding sequence ATGCCAACACCCGCGTACATCAGCATCCACGGCAAAAACCAGGGGCATATCACCAAAGGCGCGTTCACTGCGGATTCGGTGGGCAACGTTTATGTGGAGGGCCACGAGGATGAAATCCTCGCACAGGAAATCGACCATCAGATCACCACACCTACCGACCCGCAAAGCGGCCAGCCCGCCGGCCAGCGCGTGCATAAACCGCTGACCTTCACCAGCGCCCTGAGCAAAGCCTCACCCATGCTCTACCAGGCCCTGGCCACCGGCGAAATGCTGCCGACCGTTGAAGTGAAGTGGTTCCGTACCTCGGGAGACGGCAAGCAAGAGCACTTCTTCACCACAAAACTGGAAGACGCCACCGTCGTGGCGATCCACACCGTGCTGCCTCATGCACAAAACAGTAGCAACGAAAACTACACCCAGCTGATCAAGACCAGCCTGGCCTATCGCAAGGTCAGCTGGACCCACGTGGTGGCCGGCACCGAGGCCTCGGATGACTGGCGCAAGCCAGCTTAA